atccccgaaataacctccaggtaataggAGGGAACGTGGTTATATTGACTTACACGTGATGGCTAGTGGGAGATGACGTTAATACTGTTATAGGTGATGGCTAGGAGGGCTGAGGCGGAGTTATAATGACTGTTATAGGTGATGATAGTTATAATTCCTTAGTGGGATTATAGAGGAAAAAGTTCACGGGGGGGTTCAGTTTTATCTCCCAACTCTTTGGAGTTTTAAGACAGGGTTCAAGTGAACCCCTGAGTCAAAATATATTAACTTCTACCCGGTATTCCAAACCTTGGGCAGATATTTCTACTTCAGTGGTTCAGATGAACGTATCTATTTTCAAAACTCTGGGGTCTATTTTTTTTATCCATCCTCCATAGGTGGTAGGGGAGGGCCCCTGGGAGGTCGTCTCCTAGGTACATCTCGGTACAGTCGTAGAGTCGGTTCACCCGGGCCACGTCGATCTTACTGAGGTTTAGTCTCTGTCCCATTTGGTGAGCGTTGTGTTCTCCAGGCAGAGCCTCGATCGTATCCCTAGAACAGTTCTTGCAAAACGCTCGAGGGCCGTAGTGGGTGACGGACGCCGCGTCGTACGGCAGGCCGAATGTTTGGTAGTACATTTTGCGAAAGTTGAACTCGTGTCTCGGCAGGATGTTGTCATAGACGACGATGATGTGTTTGTCCCGGTCGTGTCGTTGGTGCTCGTGGTAAAACCCGAGGACGTGCATCAGCTCGTGTACGACGTGCCCGACGCGTCGTATGCACTCAGGGGAGTGCAGGTGGACGTAGGAGACGAAGCCTGGGGTGGTATTGAAGCCGGCCCTAGCGTTACATCCTCCCTGGCCGTTGGAAACCTCCACATACGACTCCATGGCTCGGAATCTCTTCAACCTGGGCTCCACGAACTTGACGCAAGTGTACGACTCCAGCAGCCTGATGCCCAGCTCAATACCCTCTCTGCTGTCGTGGCTGTACACGCTACTGATAGTCAGGGGGATGACGGGTGAGGGCCAAGGGATGACGGGGaaagttgtggtgttgtggtcaaGCTCATGGTCCATCCCTGGTCCTCCACAATCATGCTCATCCTGCAGCACCACATCAAGTAGCTCCCCCGCTCCTCTTGTCCCCGAGTTCGCTATTAACAACACTAACTCCAGCATCGCTGCAGAAAATAACATCGTTTGCATTTTGTTTCAAATAATATACAGAAATTTATAGGCCCATGAGGATTTTTAGCATGTATTTTGAAGTGACAGAGTTGCAGAGAATTCACTCTCTGTAAGTTTATTTcggtacaggtacacatgaatacagttacaaaaattatcatacatataacacgtgtaaattacctagtcACTAACATACTTCCATTGGGATTCTTGTATTTCCATTTGGTTTCCTTGAACTCACATTGCTGTAGTGTAGAATCACACACCAAtggcctcaccaccacctgcagtacACTCGAGTCCCTAACACCACCTGCGGGCCACCTGATCTCCCCACCACCTGTCATTCACCTCAGCCATTGCTGTCTCGCTCTCTTTCACCTCAGCCACGGATCTTGTACTG
This region of Cherax quadricarinatus isolate ZL_2023a unplaced genomic scaffold, ASM3850222v1 Contig3861, whole genome shotgun sequence genomic DNA includes:
- the LOC128699730 gene encoding hatching enzyme 1.2, with protein sequence MQTMLFSAAMLELVLLIANSGTRGAGELLDVVLQDEHDCGGPGMDHELDHNTTTFPVIPWPSPVIPLTISSVYSHDSREGIELGIRLLESYTCVKFVEPRLKRFRAMESYVEVSNGQGGCNARAGFNTTPGFVSYVHLHSPECIRRVGHVVHELMHVLGFYHEHQRHDRDKHIIVVYDNILPRHEFNFRKMYYQTFGLPYDAASVTHYGPRAFCKNCSRDTIEALPGEHNAHQMGQRLNLSKIDVARVNRLYDCTEMYLGDDLPGALPYHLWRMDKKNRPQSFENRYVHLNH